From a single Stigmatopora argus isolate UIUO_Sarg chromosome 4, RoL_Sarg_1.0, whole genome shotgun sequence genomic region:
- the LOC144072554 gene encoding general transcription factor II-I repeat domain-containing protein 2-like isoform X1 — MDVVVEEVCPEKKDAFNAVSLSASTITRRVEEIGNNVYAQLQQKTKEFDFFSLALDESTDVQDTAQLLIFIRGVSANFEICEDLAALQSLKGTTTGEDIFDKVCQTMEKLDLDWSKLASITTDGAPSMVGETRGLIGRMNRELEKRGLTAPLRVHCLIHQQALCCKVLTWDSVMKVVVSCINFIRAKGLKHRQFQEFLSELESTHGDVLYYTEVRWLSRGRVLRRFYELLPEINAFLHLKDKTVPELINPEWKWHLAFFTDVTEILNRLNLQLQGEGKLICDMYSHIKALEVKLALLLEQVKKRNFVHLPATQNLSTENPAVPFPAEKCVEALEMLKAEFGVRFTELHVHAKEIRLFQNPFVADIDEAQPSYQFELAELQNCDVLKDAFKINSLIDFYASLPNDTYPNIKKHARKMSSVFGSTYICEKTFSRMKLLKTPMRSRLTDEHLHQCLRLAVTRMEPDIQLLTSQMQAHSSH, encoded by the coding sequence atggatgttgtcgtggaggaagtgtgtcccgagaagaaagatgcatttaatgccgtaagtctgtcggcgagtacaatcaccagacgcgttgaagaaatcgggaataatgtctatgcccagctgcagcagaagacgaaagaatttgactttttttcattagcactggatgaaagcacggacgtgcaagacacagcgcaactgctcatttttattcgtggagttagcgcaaactttgagatatgcgaggatctggcagccctccaaagtctcaaagggaccacaacgggagaggatatttttgacaaagtgtgccaaaccatggagaagttggacctggactggtcaaagctggctagcatcacgactgacggggctcctagcatggtgggcgaaactcgcggtttaataggacgcatgaaccgtgagttggaaaaaaggggtctcaccgccccgctacgagtccactgcctaattcaccagcaagcactgtgctgcaaagtattgacgtgggattctgtaatgaaggttgtggtgtcgtgcataaacttcatcagggcaaagggacttaaacacaggcagttccaagaattcctgtctgaactggagtctacgcacggagatgtgctgtactacacagaggtccgatggctgagccggggcagagttttgaggcgtttttacgagcttctacccgaaattaatgcatttcttcatttaaaagacaaaacggtcccagagctgatcaacccagaatggaaatggcacctcgcatttttcacagacgtgacagaaatacttaaccgccttaacttgcagctacaaggcgaagggaaactcatttgcgacatgtattcacacataaaagcattggaggtgaaattagcgctgcttttggaacaagtgaaaaagcgcaactttgtccatcttcctgctacccaaaacctgtcgacagagaacccagcggtcccgttcccagctgaaaagtgcgtggaagcactggaaatgctgaaggcggagttcggtgtgcgattcactgaactacatgttcatgcaaaagaaatccgtctttttcagaacccctttgttgccgacattgatgaagcccagccttcatatcagtttgagttggctgagttacagaactgtgatgttctgaaagacgcattcaagatcaacagtctcattgacttctatgcctccctcccaaacgacacatatccaaacatcaaaaaacatgcaaggaaaatgtcctcagtttttggcagcacgtatatctgcgagaaaaccttttctcgcatgaaactgctgaaaactccgatgagatcaagattgacagatgaacatttgcatcagtgcttgagactggctgtaactagaatggaacctgatattcaacttctcaccagccagatgcaggcccacagttcacactga